Below is a window of Lodderomyces elongisporus chromosome 3, complete sequence DNA.
CATTTTTGGGATACGATTAAGAAaagttctctttttctttttctttttctttttctttttctttttctttttctttttctttttctttttcttttgctttctttgttttcagtTCTTAATTTTCTCATCAACGTCTTCTGTAGGTTTCAATctcttatttttatatataaatatatatatatatattaattttttttcttttattctttttactttaatTTACCGTTGTGTTACAAGTTTTTTTATCTTACTCTTTGAGGAGCAATTTTCTCATGCACGCTTTCTATCCTGTATTCATTATACAAGCTGCGCGTATTAAATGCAGTAAAATAAttccaaacatacaattttATGTTAATTCACCTTGAAACAAGGATAAGAAGATGACAATCAGCTAACAGCAGCATGACTTTCTTCAATATAGCAATGGTCACAGACTTTTTCTATCCGCAGCCTGGTGGTGTTGAATTTCATGTATATCACCTTTCGCAAAAACTCATTGATTTAGGTCATTCTGTTGTGATCATCACACACGCATATGGGGATCGTACTGGGGTACGATATTTGACCAATGGATTGAAAGTATACTATGTTCccttttttgtattctaCCGCTCATCTGCATTTCCCACTGTGTTTTCGGCATTTCCTATATTGCGAAATATATTCGTACGTGAGAAAATAGATATTGTGCACGGCCATGGGCTGTTGAGTACTTTGGGTCATGAAGCCATTTTTCATGGACGAACAATGGGCTTACGAACAGTTCTTACCGATCATTCCCTTTTTGGGTTTGCTGATTTTGGTTCTATTTGGGGGAACAAAGTGTTGAAGTTTGCCGTTAGTGATGTTGGTCATGTTATTTGTGTGAGCCACACGtgtaaagaaaatacaGTTTTACGAGGGAGCATTGAACCTTCCAAAGTTTCTGTGATCCCCAATGCTGTTATATCAAGTGATTTCAAACCTGcgcaaagcaaaaagatgGACATGGAAGAACCTGAAGTAGATAAGATCACGAATgaaaccaccaccaccaacaacaacaacaacaacagacgACTTGTTACAATAGTTGTTATTACGAGATTGTTTCCAAATAAAGGTGCTGACTTGCTAAATGCTCTCATTCCAAAAATTTGTCTCGCAGATGAAAATGTGAGATTCATTATAGCCGGAGACGGTCCAAAATTTCTAGATTTGGAGCAAATGAGAGAAAAGTATTTTTTACAGGAAAGAGTCGAGTTGATCGGAGCCGTGAGACACGAAGAAGTGCGCGACGTTATGGTTCGAGGTGATATATACTTGCATCCTTCCCTAACGGAAGCATTTGGAACAGTGATTGTAGAAGCAGCATCATGTGGTTTATTTGTAGTCACGACTAGAGTAGGTGGAATTCCCGAAGTTCTTCCTTCTGACATGACTAGTTTTGCAGATCCCGAAGAAAGCTCATTGGTGGAAACTACACTTGACTCGATTAGGAGGATCCGGTCTGGTGAAATCGACACGTCACGATTTCACGATATTGTTACTAAGATGTACAGCTGGAGTGACATTGCAATTCGGACAGAAAATGTTTACAATTCCTTGGACATGAATGAGTTAAATGAACCACTTGTGGACAGATTACACAAGTATTATACCTGTGGATTTATTGCAGGTAAATTATATGTCTTGATTGTTATTGTggatatatttatttatacaaTATTGAACTGGCTATATCCTCCTAGTCATATTGACATGGCTAATAAATGgccaaaaaacaaaaacaaaaaacaagattaCCAACCTAATTGATCAATGAAAGATATAAAGATTATTGAAGATATTAAAGATATGAATGAAATgaagataaaagaaagacagagacaaaaacaagaacaactacaacaacagccGCAGCAGCAAAATAGTATTGTTTAAAATATCTATTGAGTTGACTGGTATCTCTTTATTAGGTTCCTCTTTGCAGCATTATACTTTGCATACTGCTCCTCAAAGCATGTACTTGAATACGCAGCAGACCTAGAGCAGGAGTTATTACCACCATTTCGATGTAATAGGCCAATCTGCATCGGTTTGACGTGATTTGCAAGGGTTCTAATTTGATTAGCGAGTACTTTAATTTCCACTGCACGGTTCCAAGATCGCTTGGATGAAATTTTCCTGCTTTGAAAAGTTAAAGGTGTAGCAATGACCGTTTCCTGTTTTGCCTTCTGTTTCAAATCGATTAGTGTCTCCAaccttttaattttatcaTGGTACGCTATTTGCGATTCGAGAGTACTCAAACTTGTAGGCTGCAAAAGCATCCCGTCCTCCACCgcattcaaatttgtcttTAAAGTATAATTTTCAGTCTGCAATTGAGAAATTTCTTCCTGATTTTGTTGAACTTTATTTTGAGCTAACGATAACTGGTCACGGAATGTGGATATATCTTTGCTAAATTTGTTGGTCATTGCCCGCATATTTTTCTCGAGGAGAGATATGTTTAATTGAAGGTCTCGTATTTCTTGTTGCTTAGTTTCAATTGTTTTACCCCTAACATTGATTTCCTGTTCCTGTTGTAACAACTTCTCTTCTAGTAATTTACTAGTGTTAGTGATTGAACGCGTTGAATCGGATAGATCGTCTTGCGTCAACGTAGAAATATGTTCAACTTTTCTCAAAGTTGTTTCATACAGAGTTGGAAATTGTTTTATAAAAGTTCCAATTTTTAAGCACGTGTCGTTGTCATCCATTGATTCAGTTCCAGTATGAGCCATGTCGACAAAGACCAAAATAGAATTCATGATAGCGCAAGAATCTGTTTGAAAACcatttaaatatatatcaaTATCCTCTTTCATCACAAGAGAAAAGTTTTGAGTTAAACTTTGGTGAAATAGTTGAagctttttgaaaatatcaaataaTCCCTTATTGCTTGAATTTTGCTGCCACGAGTTTGTACTAGCAAGATAATTGCAAGTGGCTGAAACGGATGAGGCGATTAGTCTTATCTGTACTGTCGTATGAAGGATAAGATCATCTACTTTACTGCACATATTGCAAATGATAGCTGCGCATTCAATTAATCTATCAAGTATACTTTTGTACAAATCGTTATGTAATAACTGATCAGTGTTGTTATCAATTATGTAATTCAGGAGAGCTGATACACAAggttcaatgtagttgtgCAAACTCGAAATTTCTGTGGATAAGTCTGAACATTTTGACGATTTGTAGTTGTATTCCAAGAGTGTAATTGCAAATGTTACAATATCTTTTAAAAATGTTACCAAAAAGGTATCATATTGCTGCTTAGCTGCAAGAACTTCCAGTTGAAGTATCGAATCAATGACAACtgcattttcttttagaGCGTACAACAAATCAAGATACTCTCTTCTTAAACCAGGTTGAGCAAGCTTGCTAGCcactttaaatttttcagTGGAAAGTTTGTATAGTTTTTGAGTTAGTAAAAGTTTGATTTGAAGATTAGCCAATTTCAGTTCGCATTCGTGAAGTTCTTGttggaaataaaatttgtCTTTGCGTATATTTTCATCTCCATTTCCATctccaaattcaaattcaaaatcttTCCCACTTCCAGTTGACGAATGAATATGAACATGAGGAGCAACCGAGTATTGACGTGAGCCAGCTCCATCTGATACCCTCTGTTCAATTGTTTcctttaaatttttatacTTTGAACGTTCCGCAAATAATTCGTCTTTGAGTTGAGATATTTCCAACTTTAGTTGCTCTTCAACTGCGTCGTAATGGGCTTCTAAGTTTTTGTCCAAGTTCCGTATTTCGTTCATTTCCTTTATAGTTTCTCTGAGCTCTGTTTGTGACctttttaaattgttgttttcgaGTGACAATTGCTCAGTCATCGACTCCAAATCGGCTAGAAATtctatcttttcttttagtgCTGCAATGTCACATTCCTTGGAAAATAGTTGCGCTTCTGTCTGAGCTAGTTTGGCATCAGTTTCATTCAACTTTTTAAGCAATGTGTCTATTTCAATATCCTTTTGACGTTCATTGTCTTTGTACTGATGCAAAGATGCTTCGACTGCTTTGCTTCTCGAAATAAGAATTTTTAGATCCTGTGCAGTGTAATTCTCAATATCAATATTATCGAGttctttttccaactcCTGATTGATTTCAATCTCTTCCAACGCAGCTGCATGTTTGTCCTTAAGAGTCgaatattctttttgtaattgttCCAATTTTGTCTCTAGTTGAAGCTTGAACCCCCAAAGGTACTCATTATCTTTTCGGTGCATCTCTATAGTAGCTTGTAATTTATCATAATCCATGGAATCGTCATTTCGTTGATTAGATGGAGGACTAGTCAAAACATTATCCATATTGTAGCGCCTATCTATATTTGAGCTTGAGGAAAAAGATTCAGTCTCTATTAACGACAGCGGCGATGACGACCCAGGTGTAAAAGCTAATTGTAATAATCGTTCCTTAACAAATACCCCATAAAGCCCATCGGTTTTGGAACAAGTAAAGTAGCTTATGCCCTGTACAAAACCATTATGTTTCCCATTTGGATTTGTTAGTTCAATTCCAAACCAAATACCCGGAGCAAATTTCGTAGTTCCTATGAATCTGATGACACCAGGTTCATCACGTACAATAACTTTCTGACCGATCTTATATTGCATTTAACATATCTTTGTTTGCCTGTGGTGACAAGGAGGATGAGGGGGGgcagaaagagagaaaaaaaaagaaaaagactgCAAAAAGTGTAAACGGCAGGTGGAAAAGTATCTAAGTAGATAGTTATGGGGTTGGTAGATGATTGTATCAAAAAAGTTTTATGAAATGTTTAGTTTCAAAGGTCGATGAAAGCCGCTATTCCTTAgcatataaaaatatagattAGAATAACAATTTTCATTAATATCATCAGTGTGAGACGCGTGGTGATGTATGTATTTACTTGGATTATTAACTCTTCATTTAACCTTCTCTCTCCTCTACGCAACTTGTGTTTTTAGATAGcagaaagggaaaaacacacacacacacacacacactaacacacacaaacaaaacaatactaaaccaaaaaaaaaacgataTTCACAACGCAATATTTATTAAGGAACAAACTTCAATAAAGTGCTCTACACATTATTCGAGGCCCAAAACAATAGAGAGGAAAGCTTCAAATCAATTCAATGTTTAACAGAGGAGAGAGAATAACATCGCTAGGCGGCGGCGTTGGTGGCAGCGGCGGTAATGGGAATGCCAATAGCTCGGTCACTAGGAATTTTAGCGGCACAAATAACCACATAAACTCTAACAACAATGTGAAGCAAGAACTAGCAGAGGAGCAGAAGTCGGAAATTAGAGAGGCGTTCCAGTTATTTGATATGGATGGTGATGGACAACTTGACTACcatgaaacaaaagtagCTTTTAGAGCGCTAGGATTTGACTTAAGCAAACGCGAGGTTCTAGACATTATTCGAGAGTATGATCTCAATGACTCGCATCGATTATCGTATGagaattttttcaaagtagTTGGCGAAATGATATTGAAACGGGATCCATTAGAAGAGATTCGTCGTgcttttcaattgtttgaCACAGAGGGCACTGGATTGATAAGTGTACGAAGTCTTAAGAAGATCTCGCGAGATTTGGGCGAAAACTTAAGCGACGAGGAACTAAAAGCAATGATTGAAGAATTCGATCTAGATGAAGACGGAGGAAGTATGTATATCAGGATCAGCAAATTTTTTGGAGCAACAAACATCTCTTTTTAGCTTTTCCATTTaccattttattttctctacGAAACGATCTCAATACTAACCGACAATTTTAGtcaatgaagaagaatttaTACGAATTTGTACTGAATAAATTAATGTTAATTACCAGTCTAGGTAAGTTGTGCTAGAGTAAATCATTAATAAAAGgcgaaaacaaaagaaaagaaagagaaattataaagaaaaagtttgaATTAGTAGTTGATTTgtaatatacatatatgaaaatccaaaaaataaaaagtataaaaagaaaacaagagccaaaaaaaacttgaacCAGATTGAGCAATTATATCTCCAGAGCTTGCTtgctttttattattattcttccAAAAGTTTcacttcttttgtttactAAGGTTATGTTAAAAGTTGTAGCGGTGGACTTCATCTACTCTTGACGTTCAAACGAGTTTCTCTACCCAAAGAGGTCTTTTTTACATTTGATGGTTTTGTGTACAAAAATCTGGTTGTCTTTGCTAAACCTATtgagaaatcaaaaaaaaaaatcaaaaaaaagaaaaacaaaaaaacaaaaaaaagaaaaatgctGCACATACAGTCGAATTATTTAACTTGACCTTGACATAATTCTGATATTTATAAAAGCATACCCTTTTCATCCATACGGTACCATTTACTAATATGTCTTGGACAACGGGGAAATCACGTTATGTGAAGGATGTTTCAAAGCTACCTAAATATTTGCAGAAGCAATTTGCCAAAGAGCAGGACAAAGTAGCTTTGCCTGGTTTCAAAGGCTTTTACCCAGATCTAGTGCCTAGAAGAGATCAAAAGTCTAGATTTGAAGCAGGTATAATGGAGGGAGATATGGCTTATGTCACAGAGGGACCTCATAAAGGCAAAGTTCTTGAAGTGTTGGCTTACAGTCCGCAATACGACACTGTTTCCTTGGCGAATGTTACCtcaaagaaattgattCCTAAACCGTTCTGGCCTGAAGGTCAAACCTCGCAcgtttttgattttcctGACTTTATTCCTAGAAAACAAGTTAGAGTTGTTGGtaaggaaaaagatgacGAAGGAAAAATATCTTATGTTGTTGCAGAAGAGGTGGAAATGGGTGAAAAATATTTTGACGAAAGGTTTAATCAATGGGTACCTCGTAGATACATCAAGCACCACGACTATGAATTACCTTGGCCACAACCACAGAAAGTAGAGGATGGTGAGTTGTCAACCTCTCCAGAAGTTATGAGGGAGAAGACTTTTGAATTTAACACGATTGGAAAATCAACGATACCAAAATCATTAGTCAACGAATTGAGAAATCCATACAGTAAATACAAGAGAAGAACGCTTGATGGTCTACAAGTTGCCAAGCTTAATGGTCCTGAAATGCCATTAACTACAGAGCAAAAAATCTGGTTGGCCAAAGAAGCTGAAAAGCCAAAGAAAACCTTACAACCATTGTCGGAAGAGGTTCAAGATTTTATTGGTTCGAAGATGGCTGAGCATATGAATAAGATTAAGAGTCCAGAGTTGCGTATGCATTTGGAAGAATTGTCAAAGATGAAGACTCGTGGATATGAGGAGACAATGTCTGCTATTAACGGAGAAGTAGACAAAATTGGTTCCAATACCGATTTTGGAATTGCGCTGGCTACCGAAGTAAAAACCAAAGAGCAACAAATCTAAAACTCATTCTTTCTGTAAATAGAGATGAAACATTATATTTAggggttttttttttaacttttacttttacttttgctCTAcatttaaatatatatatatttatatatatatatatatatatttgtcaGACGATAGGAATGAATCAAAAAGACTGAGAACTAATCAATTATTCTTTTAAAGTTAATTTTCATAATTCAATTGCGAATTTTATAGCTTCTCATAATCCAATTTACCTTCCAATTTCTTGTTGTCGGCAACTTTTCTCACTGCCTTCATCAAATCGTTCTGCAATATATAATCTCGATCATCCCTTATGGCAAAGAAACCAGCTTCGGTAACAACGTTTCTTATATCGGCACCATTGAAACCATCACTCATTTTTACGGCGGcctcaaaatcaaattcacCCTGTTTAGAAATCTTAGCAGTGTGTATCTTGAAAATTTCAAGTCTTCCAGCTTCATTAGGTAATGGAATCTCAATTTTTCTATCTAATCTACCAGCTCGTAAAAGTGCCGGGTCCAATGTGTCTGGCCTGTTTGTCGCCATAATAATTTTGGTCTGTCCAAGTGTATCGAAACCATCCATTTGATTAAGCAACTCCATCAATGTCCGCTGAATCTCACGATCGGCTGATGTTCCCTCACTGAATCTACGACCTCCAATAGCATCGATCTCATCCATAAATATGATACATGGTTCGTGCTCTTTGGCATAAGCAAACATTTCTCTGATCAATCTGGCACTTTCACCAATGTATTTATCAACAATACCCGATGCTGGAGAAAATATAAAGTTCGCTCCAATAGTAGCTGCAACTGCCTTTGCGAGCAACGTCTTACCAGTACCTGGAGGACCGTATAAAAGCACACCCTTGGGTGGCTTTATACCAACTCTAATGAACAATTCGGGGTTCTTAAGTGGCAACTCAATCACTTCTCGCAATTCTCTAACTTGTTCGGTTAAACCACCAATTCCATTGAATGAAATTTCACCTGGCTCAAAACTAGTCATATTGTAAACCAATGGATCGACTTCCCTAGGCAAAATACGCATAATTGTTAAAGTTGTCATATCGAGGGCAACTCTGACTCCATTCTTTAGACTGGATTTTTTGATAGTATTACGACATCCAACGATATAACGCGGGCCGCTCGAGGCTTTAACAATAAATCTCTCGTCGTCCAATTGCTTCAAGATCTCACCAATGATTTGTCCTACGGATTGTAACGCTTTAATATCAGTTTCTGTTTTGTCGTAATCCTTTTCGAGACCTCGTATGCTCAAACGCAAATCTTTTAATCGAGCATCCCATTTTCTGTGTTCAAGCAATTTATCTTTAAATTTCAGAAGtgctctttctctttcggGATCAACATTCTGGGTTGGGCCAGATGGTTCTGATTGTTGATCTTGTCCACCAGAGGATTGCTCTGCATTGTGTCTTGCATTGGCAGACTCGCCATCCTCGTTCAATGCTCTTAAGAGAGGATCGTTTTCATCTGCGTTCATTGTGGTTTcgtgcaaaagaaaagaagaagagaaaaccAAATTGATGTGTTAACTGTGaatgttgttttgttttgtagtagttgtgtggaaaccaacaaaaaagtGTGTTTAACAGTAAAATCGATAGTAGGAGTAGTGGATGTAGTTGTGGCCGTGGTTGTGGTCGTAATTGTTAGTGGCGAAAGCTAGTTTTTCGCTTTATCACGTAGCAAGTGGTAGCGAGCGTTGAACTGTTTATTTAGCGTAGTTAAATTCTACTTTATTGTCTatgtcttttttcaattattaatattattataataattttttttttcctttggtttggtttctCTATCCTGGTAGAgacagagaaagagagaaagagagagagagagagagagagaaaaaaaagtaggcagagaaagaagagtcATCAGCTTCCCAACTAGCATGAAAGCCATCTCTCGTGTTAGAAAAAGGACACATCAAAACCAATTCAATTAACAACACAAAGAAGTTGATAGTATAATCGATTGATTGGTTATGGAATTCACAGCTGTTATACTCTGTGGAAACGGGAAAGCTTTGTTTCCATTCTCAGAAACAAGATCCACCGGCTTACCCAAAGCATTGATTCCGGTTGCAAACAAATCCATCCTCACATATGTTCTAG
It encodes the following:
- the SPT14 gene encoding Phosphatidylinositol N-acetylglucosaminyltransferase GPI3 subunit (BUSCO:EOG09262TO9; CAZy:GT4), producing the protein MVTDFFYPQPGGVEFHVYHLSQKLIDLGHSVVIITHAYGDRTGVRYLTNGLKVYYVPFFVFYRSSAFPTVFSAFPILRNIFVREKIDIVHGHGSLSTLGHEAIFHGRTMGLRTVLTDHSLFGFADFGSIWGNKVLKFAVSDVGHVICVSHTCKENTVLRGSIEPSKVSVIPNAVISSDFKPAQSKKMDMEEPEVDKITNETTTTNNNNNNRRLVTIVVITRLFPNKGADLLNALIPKICLADENVRFIIAGDGPKFLDLEQMREKYFLQERVELIGAVRHEEVRDVMVRGDIYLHPSLTEAFGTVIVEAASCGLFVVTTRVGGIPEVLPSDMTSFADPEESSLVETTLDSIRRIRSGEIDTSRFHDIVTKMYSWSDIAIRTENVYNSLDMNELNEPLVDRLHKYYTCGFIAGKLYVLIVIVDIFIYTILNWLYPPSHIDMANKWPKNKNKKQDYQPN
- the CDC31 gene encoding Calcium-binding component of the spindle pole body (SPB) half-bridge, translated to MFNRGERITSLGGGVGGSGGNGNANSSVTRNFSGTNNHINSNNNVKQELAEEQKSEIREAFQLFDMDGDGQLDYHETKVAFRALGFDLSKREVLDIIREYDLNDSHRLSYENFFKVVGEMILKRDPLEEIRRAFQLFDTEGTGLISVRSLKKISRDLGENLSDEELKAMIEEFDLDEDGGINEEEFIRICTE
- the MRPL40 gene encoding 39S ribosomal protein L40, mitochondrial, with protein sequence MSWTTGKSRYVKDVSKLPKYLQKQFAKEQDKVALPGFKGFYPDLVPRRDQKSRFEAGIMEGDMAYVTEGPHKGKVLEVLAYSPQYDTVSLANVTSKKLIPKPFWPEGQTSHVFDFPDFIPRKQVRVVGKEKDDEGKISYVVAEEVEMGEKYFDERFNQWVPRRYIKHHDYELPWPQPQKVEDGELSTSPEVMREKTFEFNTIGKSTIPKSLVNELRNPYSKYKRRTLDGLQVAKLNGPEMPLTTEQKIWLAKEAEKPKKTLQPLSEEVQDFIGSKMAEHMNKIKSPELRMHLEELSKMKTRGYEETMSAINGEVDKIGSNTDFGIASATEVKTKEQQI
- the RPT4 gene encoding 26S proteasome subunit rpt4 — its product is MNADENDPLLRALNEDGESANARHNAEQSSGGQDQQSEPSGPTQNVDPERERALSKFKDKLLEHRKWDARLKDLRLSIRGLEKDYDKTETDIKALQSVGQIIGEILKQLDDERFIVKASSGPRYIVGCRNTIKKSSLKNGVRVALDMTTLTIMRILPREVDPLVYNMTSFEPGEISFNGIGGLTEQVRELREVIELPLKNPELFIRVGIKPPKGVLLYGPPGTGKTLLAKAVAATIGANFIFSPASGIVDKYIGESARLIREMFAYAKEHEPCIIFMDEIDAIGGRRFSEGTSADREIQRTLMELLNQMDGFDTLGQTKIIMATNRPDTLDPALLRAGRLDRKIEIPLPNEAGRLEIFKIHTAKISKQGEFDFEAAVKMSDGFNGADIRNVVTEAGFFAIRDDRDYILQNDLMKAVRKVADNKKLEGKLDYEKL